A portion of the Hyalangium minutum genome contains these proteins:
- the truD gene encoding tRNA pseudouridine(13) synthase TruD, translating into MRIKQKPEDFSVKESYRFDEVPSGRYRVYLMDKQKLSTFDAVDRIRDAFGLKPGSISFCGLKDKQGRTEQLIAVEAADVDVQEPNLRLKYLGRTDKPLSAANITSNRFAVTVRSLEESTLGPLNVAAAEVNRLGVVNYFDSQRFGSLKHGQGFIAKDLIRGDFEAALKNYFAKPSELDRSEDAKVKQFWRENWGRWDARVPFEGSKKYHRILRSLRDHPDDYLRAFLQIDADYRAMLLFTFQSYLWNEGVRRYLQLLLPREHLFPLRYQAGTLLFHREASPEVLRILREATFPLLAPDSTFKDPKVEEAANWALGREKITLKDLAIQKSRLLYFRHEERPVLSFPHKLVLGRPMPDELNRGSIKVNVAFTLPPGAYATLVVKRLFHFSWREDTADEIRASQRPRLTETLERESSQAPGRRPRGDSERSAPAPRKYGALEFGGPAKRSQGAPERGAGGRSRTAEASPQTREPAPAQTPAEPRPPPPGFREQQRAKKEAKAQARKDMAAKPSKSQKKK; encoded by the coding sequence GTGCGAATCAAGCAAAAGCCCGAGGACTTCTCCGTCAAGGAGTCCTACCGTTTCGATGAAGTCCCCAGTGGGCGCTACCGCGTCTACCTCATGGACAAGCAGAAGCTGTCCACCTTCGATGCGGTGGACCGCATCCGCGACGCGTTCGGCCTGAAGCCGGGCTCCATCAGCTTCTGCGGCCTCAAGGACAAGCAGGGCCGCACCGAGCAGCTGATCGCCGTGGAAGCGGCGGACGTGGACGTGCAGGAGCCCAACCTTCGCCTGAAGTACCTGGGGCGCACGGACAAGCCCCTGTCTGCCGCCAACATCACCTCCAACCGCTTCGCCGTCACCGTGCGCTCGCTGGAGGAGTCCACCCTGGGCCCGCTCAACGTGGCCGCCGCCGAGGTGAACCGCCTGGGCGTGGTGAACTACTTCGACAGCCAGCGCTTCGGCTCGCTCAAGCACGGCCAGGGCTTCATCGCCAAGGATCTCATCCGCGGCGACTTCGAGGCCGCGCTGAAGAATTACTTCGCCAAGCCCTCGGAGCTGGACCGGTCCGAGGACGCCAAGGTGAAGCAGTTCTGGCGGGAGAACTGGGGCCGCTGGGACGCGCGCGTGCCCTTCGAGGGCTCCAAGAAGTACCACCGCATCCTGCGCAGCCTGCGCGACCACCCGGACGACTATCTGCGCGCCTTCCTGCAGATCGACGCGGACTACCGGGCGATGCTGCTGTTCACCTTCCAGAGCTACCTGTGGAACGAGGGCGTGCGGCGCTACCTGCAGCTGCTGCTGCCGCGTGAGCACCTCTTCCCCCTGCGCTACCAGGCCGGCACGCTGCTGTTCCACCGCGAGGCCAGCCCCGAGGTGCTGCGCATCCTGCGCGAGGCCACCTTCCCGCTGCTCGCGCCGGACTCCACCTTCAAGGATCCCAAGGTGGAGGAGGCCGCGAACTGGGCGCTCGGGCGCGAGAAGATCACGCTCAAGGACCTGGCCATCCAGAAGTCGCGGCTGCTCTACTTCCGGCACGAGGAGCGCCCCGTGCTGAGCTTCCCGCACAAGCTGGTGCTCGGGCGGCCCATGCCGGACGAGCTCAACCGGGGCTCCATCAAGGTGAACGTCGCCTTCACCCTGCCCCCCGGCGCCTACGCCACGCTCGTGGTGAAGCGGCTGTTCCACTTCTCCTGGCGCGAGGACACCGCCGACGAGATCCGCGCCAGCCAGCGCCCCCGGCTCACGGAGACGCTCGAGCGCGAGTCCTCTCAGGCCCCTGGCCGGCGTCCTCGCGGCGATTCGGAGCGGAGCGCTCCCGCGCCCCGGAAGTACGGGGCCCTGGAGTTCGGGGGTCCTGCCAAGCGGTCTCAAGGAGCCCCCGAGCGCGGCGCGGGTGGGCGCTCCAGGACTGCCGAGGCGTCCCCGCAGACTCGCGAGCCAGCCCCCGCCCAGACGCCCGCCGAGCCCCGCCCACCGCCTCCGGGCTTCCGGGAGCAACAGCGCGCCAAGAAGGAGGCCAAGGCCCAGGCCCGCAAGGACATGGCGGCCAAGCCTTCGAAATCACAGAAGAAAAAGTAG
- a CDS encoding RNA polymerase sigma factor has translation MAEEAPSLPWKADVQAARRGDPNAFEALVRSVQRPVYGLALRLLNSEAEAAEVAQEAFLRAYQNLHRYDEGRPFDLWVMAITRNLCLDLLRRRTKVRTEELEPMKEVLPSNEASLEEGAIARQERQSLEEAMATLSADDREVLALYYVQKRTTKEIAQILGCAPGTIMARLFRAREKLRKKMTTEEPT, from the coding sequence ATGGCTGAGGAGGCCCCATCGCTTCCTTGGAAGGCGGACGTGCAGGCCGCCCGCCGGGGTGACCCGAACGCCTTCGAGGCCTTGGTGCGCAGCGTCCAGCGCCCGGTCTACGGTCTGGCGCTCCGGCTGCTCAACAGCGAGGCGGAGGCGGCCGAGGTCGCCCAGGAGGCCTTCCTGCGCGCCTACCAGAACCTGCACCGCTATGATGAGGGCCGGCCGTTCGATCTGTGGGTAATGGCCATCACCCGCAACCTGTGCCTAGACCTGCTGCGGCGTCGCACCAAGGTGCGCACCGAGGAACTGGAGCCCATGAAAGAGGTGCTCCCCAGCAATGAGGCCTCCCTGGAAGAAGGCGCGATCGCGCGCCAGGAGCGCCAGTCGCTCGAGGAGGCCATGGCCACCCTGTCCGCCGATGACCGGGAAGTGCTGGCGCTCTATTACGTACAGAAGCGGACCACGAAGGAGATCGCCCAGATTCTCGGCTGCGCGCCTGGCACCATCATGGCGCGCCTGTTCCGGGCCCGGGAGAAGCTCCGCAAGAAGATGACAACGGAGGAGCCCACATGA
- a CDS encoding polymer-forming cytoskeletal protein: MMKITARLLLPTLLLGATVALAAETPTPAPTQDPAAEDVKTITVAFRGPLRDAIKRIAEDGGINVVATGELDTAVEVHLKGVTAEQALRTIARTYSLRLDQDGSIFTLRPMTAAEKEAASAGTAAATPAPSPGPGPMDVPPVPPMPPVAVAPLAPPAPPAPPSVSEDAEEEMDTSEIRDRVRREVRKTQRRNKGERDVVARGHSLEVKENDSVHNAVVYGGNLVVKGHVEETAVAFSGNLDVYGTIEGDASAFNGNVVLHPGSAVMGNVSAIGGTVVRNDDAHVEGAIESFGGGNVGKVVAGQVKDTLKKEFRKKDKHADSDDEQEEEEDRNGGGLPWFFIKFAALFGLGFLGQLFFPTRMKELSTELKAQPMKSALVGFLGAVALVPITLVLTITIIGIPVAAALVLVAALAAILGFTAVASEIGLKVPVMRGRKTQAVVLALGLLILLTLTSLPVLGWLVAIPTALMGFGAALLTRFGNRLRGFPEPLSSRDTLGV; the protein is encoded by the coding sequence ATGATGAAGATCACCGCCCGACTGCTCCTGCCCACCTTGCTGCTCGGCGCCACCGTGGCACTCGCGGCTGAGACTCCCACCCCTGCCCCCACCCAGGACCCGGCCGCCGAGGATGTGAAGACCATCACCGTGGCCTTCCGTGGCCCGCTCCGGGACGCGATCAAGCGCATCGCCGAGGATGGCGGCATCAATGTCGTGGCCACCGGCGAGCTGGATACCGCGGTGGAGGTGCACCTCAAGGGCGTCACCGCTGAGCAGGCGCTGCGCACCATCGCTCGGACGTACTCGCTGCGCCTGGATCAGGATGGCTCCATCTTCACGCTGCGCCCCATGACGGCAGCGGAGAAGGAGGCGGCCAGCGCGGGTACGGCTGCCGCCACGCCTGCCCCAAGCCCGGGGCCTGGGCCGATGGATGTGCCGCCCGTGCCGCCCATGCCTCCTGTGGCCGTGGCGCCGCTCGCGCCGCCCGCGCCGCCCGCGCCGCCTTCGGTGTCGGAGGATGCAGAGGAAGAGATGGACACCAGCGAGATCCGGGATCGGGTTCGGCGGGAGGTTCGCAAGACGCAGCGCCGGAACAAGGGCGAGCGGGACGTGGTGGCCCGAGGCCACTCGCTGGAGGTGAAGGAGAACGACAGCGTGCACAACGCCGTGGTCTACGGCGGCAACCTCGTGGTGAAGGGGCACGTCGAAGAGACCGCGGTGGCCTTCAGCGGCAATCTGGACGTCTACGGCACCATCGAAGGCGATGCGAGCGCCTTCAACGGCAACGTCGTGTTGCACCCGGGCTCGGCGGTGATGGGCAACGTTTCGGCTATCGGCGGGACTGTGGTCCGCAATGATGACGCGCACGTGGAGGGCGCCATCGAGTCCTTCGGCGGCGGCAACGTGGGCAAGGTCGTCGCGGGCCAGGTGAAGGACACGCTCAAGAAGGAGTTCCGCAAGAAGGACAAGCATGCGGACTCCGACGACGAGCAGGAGGAAGAGGAGGATCGCAACGGAGGCGGTCTGCCGTGGTTCTTCATCAAGTTCGCCGCGCTCTTCGGGCTCGGCTTCCTGGGGCAGCTCTTCTTCCCCACGCGCATGAAGGAGCTGTCGACGGAGCTCAAGGCCCAGCCCATGAAGAGCGCGCTGGTGGGCTTCCTGGGCGCCGTGGCGCTGGTGCCCATCACCCTGGTGCTGACGATCACCATCATCGGCATCCCGGTGGCGGCGGCCCTGGTGCTGGTGGCGGCGCTGGCGGCCATCCTCGGGTTCACCGCGGTGGCGAGTGAGATTGGCTTGAAGGTGCCGGTGATGAGGGGCCGGAAGACGCAGGCGGTGGTGCTGGCGCTGGGACTGCTCATCCTCCTGACCCTGACTTCGCTGCCCGTGCTCGGCTGGCTGGTGGCGATTCCGACGGCGCTGATGGGCTTCGGGGCCGCGCTCCTCACCCGGTTCGGCAATCGGCTCCGTGGCTTCCCAGAGCCGCTGTCGTCCCGCGACACCCTCGGGGTCTGA
- a CDS encoding VOC family protein, whose protein sequence is MAIVLDHTVLPARDHEGSARFFAEVMGLRYEGPDRHFAPVRVNSALTLDFIRSEQPIEGHHLAFRVDDAEFAGILRRLQAKSIPYGDDPRTPDNLKTSHPLAAQGLYFVDPNGHLFEVMTNP, encoded by the coding sequence GTGGCGATCGTTTTGGATCATACGGTCTTGCCGGCACGAGACCATGAGGGCTCGGCGCGCTTCTTCGCCGAGGTGATGGGCCTGAGGTACGAGGGGCCCGACCGGCACTTCGCCCCGGTGCGGGTGAACAGCGCACTCACGCTCGACTTCATCCGCTCGGAGCAGCCCATTGAGGGCCACCACCTGGCCTTCCGAGTCGACGATGCGGAGTTCGCGGGCATTCTCCGCCGCCTCCAGGCGAAGAGCATCCCCTACGGGGACGATCCGCGAACGCCGGACAATCTGAAGACGAGCCACCCGCTTGCGGCTCAGGGCCTCTACTTTGTGGACCCCAACGGCCACCTCTTCGAGGTGATGACGAACCCCTGA
- a CDS encoding 2Fe-2S iron-sulfur cluster-binding protein produces MRRIPDASPRGRAITVDLEGEALPAVEGEPVACSLLAAGEDVLARSIKYHRPRSAYCFAAACSQCLMRVDGLPNVYTCRTPARAGMKLERQNAFPSAKVDLFGTIDWFFPRGLDHHEMFAGVPVAEQVMAKVTRQLAGLGLLPAQEAPPRLPARSLRARVAIVGGGAAGLGAAKVLAERGISFVLLEREERVGGRLTRGAPLKDDPTVPNVASFPKGSVLTRAHAIGLYNDEGGRFLAAIAMEPEGLRLLQIRADRFLLAPGGHPGLLPFENNDLPGVYAGRAASLLLREHGVAPEAAALVGWGPELHALAHLMEANGTKVVAVADLRGPLPPDAHPTASVGSEPKAHGLKRIGAFSFMRDTGKRKKVDCDAVLVSIPTSPSFELARQGGAAVSFDADRGLFVVEAQANGSTAAPDLFVAGDITGGGTAKEAMAAGARAAEALLGGLS; encoded by the coding sequence ATGCGACGCATCCCTGATGCCTCTCCCCGCGGCCGCGCCATCACCGTGGACCTCGAGGGCGAAGCCCTCCCCGCCGTCGAGGGCGAGCCCGTGGCGTGCTCCCTCCTCGCCGCCGGTGAGGACGTCCTCGCCCGCTCCATCAAGTACCACCGGCCCCGTAGCGCCTACTGCTTCGCCGCCGCCTGCTCTCAATGCCTCATGCGCGTGGACGGCCTGCCCAACGTCTACACCTGCCGCACCCCCGCCCGCGCCGGCATGAAGCTCGAGCGCCAGAACGCCTTCCCCTCCGCCAAGGTGGACCTCTTCGGCACCATCGACTGGTTCTTCCCTCGGGGCCTCGACCACCACGAGATGTTCGCCGGCGTCCCCGTCGCCGAGCAGGTCATGGCCAAGGTCACCCGGCAGCTCGCCGGGCTCGGGCTCCTGCCCGCCCAGGAGGCTCCTCCGCGCCTCCCCGCCCGCTCCCTCCGCGCGCGCGTTGCCATCGTCGGAGGAGGTGCCGCGGGGCTCGGCGCCGCGAAGGTGCTGGCCGAGCGGGGTATCTCTTTTGTCCTCCTCGAGCGCGAGGAGCGCGTGGGCGGCCGGCTGACCCGGGGCGCGCCGCTGAAGGACGATCCCACCGTTCCGAACGTGGCCTCCTTCCCAAAGGGCAGCGTCCTCACCCGCGCCCACGCCATCGGCCTCTACAATGATGAGGGAGGGCGCTTCCTGGCCGCCATCGCGATGGAGCCCGAGGGCCTGCGTCTCCTGCAGATCCGCGCGGACCGGTTCCTGCTCGCGCCCGGTGGCCATCCAGGGCTCCTGCCCTTCGAGAACAATGATCTGCCCGGCGTCTACGCGGGCCGCGCTGCCAGCCTGCTCCTGCGTGAGCACGGCGTCGCTCCCGAGGCTGCGGCGCTGGTCGGCTGGGGCCCCGAGCTTCATGCCCTGGCCCATCTGATGGAGGCGAACGGCACGAAGGTGGTCGCGGTGGCGGACCTGCGAGGCCCCTTGCCCCCCGACGCGCACCCCACCGCCTCCGTGGGCAGCGAGCCCAAGGCCCATGGCCTCAAGCGGATCGGAGCCTTCAGCTTCATGCGCGACACCGGCAAGCGGAAGAAGGTGGACTGCGACGCGGTGCTCGTCTCGATTCCCACCAGCCCCAGCTTCGAGCTGGCCCGGCAGGGCGGCGCGGCCGTGAGCTTCGACGCGGACCGAGGCCTCTTCGTGGTGGAGGCCCAGGCGAACGGGAGCACCGCGGCTCCGGATCTGTTCGTCGCGGGAGACATCACCGGTGGTGGAACAGCAAAGGAGGCCATGGCCGCGGGTGCCCGCGCCGCCGAGGCGCTCCTGGGAGGTCTGTCATGA
- a CDS encoding FAD-dependent oxidoreductase → MSKALICPCEDVTVGDIRHAISRGFCDVESVKRFTGFGTGICQGKSCQAAVAAMLAKEGPLKPQGIQAFTPRPPLYPTEMSLFASMPVDESQPPVGGVPQELATFPAALRPQSPLPSKAKIVIIGGGVMGLALAYNLSLRGETDVVVLERGYLCAGASGRNGGGVRMQWGTSANIELAKRSIDLMKQFARDLGINVWLRQGGYLFLAKTESVAKRLERNTALHNKHGVPTRIITADAARDIVPGLTMKGVVTASFNPEDGVIFPWPFLWGYAQHCLKKGIKVETFTHVTGFETSGGQVRKVRTDRGDIACDTVVLAAGAWSPEIAQLADVKLPNEPHRHEILSTEPLKPFLGPLVSVLDSGLYFSQSMRGEIVGGMGDPKEPAGLNMGSTLRFVARFSQALMEQLPQVGHVKVLRQWAGCYDVTPDNNPVLGRTPGLDNLLQMSGFVGHGFMMAPAVAERMAAWMATGEHDDLFHRFNLHRFSSGRLEREDMIIG, encoded by the coding sequence ATGAGCAAGGCGCTGATCTGCCCCTGTGAGGACGTCACCGTCGGCGACATCCGGCACGCGATCTCCAGGGGCTTCTGCGACGTCGAGTCCGTCAAGCGCTTCACGGGCTTCGGCACCGGCATCTGCCAGGGCAAGAGCTGCCAGGCGGCCGTGGCGGCGATGCTCGCCAAGGAGGGCCCGCTCAAGCCCCAGGGCATCCAGGCCTTCACGCCTCGGCCCCCGCTCTACCCCACCGAGATGTCCCTCTTCGCCAGCATGCCCGTGGACGAGTCCCAGCCCCCCGTGGGCGGCGTGCCCCAGGAGCTCGCCACCTTCCCGGCCGCGCTGCGTCCTCAGTCGCCGCTGCCCTCGAAGGCCAAGATCGTCATCATCGGCGGCGGAGTCATGGGGCTGGCGCTGGCCTACAACCTCAGCCTGCGCGGAGAGACGGACGTCGTCGTACTGGAGCGCGGCTACCTGTGCGCGGGCGCCTCGGGCCGCAACGGCGGCGGCGTGCGCATGCAGTGGGGCACCTCCGCCAACATCGAGCTGGCCAAGCGCTCCATCGATCTCATGAAGCAGTTCGCCCGCGATCTCGGCATCAACGTGTGGCTGCGCCAGGGCGGCTACCTGTTCCTCGCCAAGACCGAGAGCGTGGCCAAGCGCCTGGAGAGGAACACCGCGCTCCACAACAAGCACGGCGTCCCCACCCGCATCATCACCGCCGACGCCGCCCGCGACATCGTCCCCGGATTGACGATGAAGGGCGTGGTCACCGCCTCGTTCAATCCCGAGGACGGCGTCATCTTCCCGTGGCCCTTCCTCTGGGGCTACGCCCAGCACTGCCTCAAGAAGGGCATCAAGGTCGAGACCTTCACCCACGTCACCGGCTTCGAGACCTCCGGCGGCCAGGTGCGCAAGGTGAGGACGGATCGCGGCGACATCGCCTGCGACACCGTGGTGCTGGCCGCAGGCGCCTGGAGCCCCGAGATCGCCCAGCTCGCCGACGTGAAGCTCCCCAACGAGCCCCACCGCCACGAGATCCTCAGCACCGAGCCCCTCAAGCCCTTCCTGGGGCCGCTGGTGTCCGTGCTGGACTCGGGCCTGTACTTCAGCCAGTCCATGCGCGGCGAGATTGTCGGCGGCATGGGCGACCCGAAGGAGCCCGCCGGGCTCAACATGGGCTCCACCCTGCGCTTCGTGGCCCGCTTCTCCCAGGCCCTCATGGAGCAGCTGCCCCAGGTGGGCCACGTGAAGGTGCTGCGCCAGTGGGCCGGCTGCTACGACGTGACACCGGACAACAACCCTGTCCTGGGCCGCACCCCGGGCCTGGACAACCTGCTGCAGATGTCCGGCTTCGTCGGCCACGGCTTCATGATGGCCCCCGCGGTCGCCGAGCGGATGGCTGCCTGGATGGCCACCGGCGAGCACGATGACCTCTTCCACCGCTTCAACCTGCACCGCTTCTCCAGCGGCCGGCTCGAGCGCGAGGACATGATCATCGGCTAG
- a CDS encoding SDR family NAD(P)-dependent oxidoreductase — protein MRPPLDSGTVLITGASSGVGREIARQLAHRARTLVLVSHALEPLKALQEELHASNPTLGIMLLPCDISRPGEVGDMLSELSRHFITVDVLVSAASASEQGLFVEQRWGSVERMLTVNVVAPMLLIRRLLGPMLARGQGGLLCIGAGASQLFLPGSAAYVGTRRCLDGFLESLRLEVEGSGVVVTQVSPGPVLDAALQAEGAHAEASPLFHVSVERCARAALEGFERSEPLVYPGWGHRWVMTLLPRLPRSVRRALGRWVGRGLQEPSGADMPALLGNARPALESNPSLA, from the coding sequence ATGCGTCCGCCCCTCGACTCCGGCACCGTGCTCATCACCGGGGCCAGCTCCGGAGTGGGACGAGAGATCGCCCGCCAGCTTGCTCACCGGGCTCGGACCCTGGTGCTCGTGTCCCACGCCTTGGAGCCTCTGAAGGCGCTTCAGGAGGAGCTGCACGCGAGCAATCCCACGCTCGGAATCATGCTGCTCCCGTGCGACATCTCCCGGCCCGGAGAGGTGGGGGACATGCTCTCGGAGCTGTCTCGGCACTTCATCACCGTGGATGTGCTCGTGAGCGCGGCCAGCGCGTCCGAGCAGGGCCTCTTCGTGGAGCAACGCTGGGGCAGCGTCGAGCGGATGCTGACCGTCAACGTGGTGGCACCCATGCTCCTCATTCGCAGGTTGCTCGGGCCCATGTTGGCGCGAGGGCAAGGTGGACTGCTCTGCATCGGCGCGGGCGCGAGCCAGCTCTTCCTCCCTGGCTCTGCGGCCTACGTCGGCACTCGCCGCTGCCTGGATGGGTTCCTGGAGTCCCTGCGCCTGGAGGTGGAGGGCTCGGGAGTGGTCGTCACGCAGGTGTCCCCTGGGCCCGTGCTGGATGCGGCGCTCCAGGCCGAGGGAGCGCACGCCGAAGCGTCGCCCCTCTTTCACGTGTCCGTGGAACGCTGCGCGCGCGCGGCCCTGGAAGGCTTCGAGCGCAGTGAGCCGCTCGTGTACCCGGGCTGGGGCCACCGCTGGGTGATGACGCTGCTGCCCCGCCTTCCGCGCTCGGTGCGGCGGGCGCTGGGTCGGTGGGTGGGGCGAGGACTCCAGGAGCCCTCGGGAGCGGACATGCCTGCTCTGCTCGGGAACGCGCGCCCGGCGCTGGAGAGCAATCCGTCGCTGGCGTAG
- a CDS encoding universal stress protein encodes MPAPSRILVPVDLSDGSQALIDYAIQLAKPFNATIEVIHAWEPPQYVAPDLLVAAPGWNSQSLEQVAVDAATKELNNLVSKASGTATPIKHRVVVGEAASTVLRLAEEGKHDLIIMGTHGRRGLPRLLLGSVAQKIVARAHCPVLTVHLYEADK; translated from the coding sequence ATGCCCGCGCCGTCTCGCATCCTCGTCCCGGTGGACCTGTCCGATGGTTCCCAGGCGCTCATCGACTACGCCATCCAGCTCGCCAAGCCCTTCAACGCGACCATCGAAGTGATCCACGCCTGGGAGCCTCCCCAATACGTGGCACCGGATCTGCTCGTGGCCGCGCCCGGGTGGAACTCGCAATCGCTCGAGCAGGTCGCCGTCGATGCCGCCACCAAGGAGCTGAACAACCTGGTGTCCAAGGCGTCCGGCACGGCCACTCCCATCAAGCACCGGGTCGTCGTGGGCGAGGCCGCCTCGACCGTCCTGCGGCTCGCCGAAGAGGGCAAGCACGACCTCATCATCATGGGCACCCATGGCCGCCGCGGGCTGCCGCGCCTGCTGCTGGGCAGCGTGGCGCAGAAGATCGTCGCTCGGGCCCACTGCCCCGTGCTCACCGTCCACCTCTACGAGGCGGACAAGTAG
- a CDS encoding DUF2378 family protein, translated as MPEKLIFDHTMESLLRTLERPIPPEQIKGLDALGIDLSKPLQPAYPLEVFSSLIGFIGRQRFPRLSEQEADFEVGRAFIEAYTTQTVMGKALKGLLRVIGPHRAIERMSRTFRSANNYTETRLEKLGPTSYELWFNFALRPSYFRGMVHGTLGLCGLKQIEVKVLEAPHPEARVHVSWQP; from the coding sequence GTGCCTGAGAAGCTCATCTTCGATCACACCATGGAGAGCTTGCTCCGAACCCTGGAGCGCCCCATTCCTCCCGAGCAGATCAAGGGGCTGGACGCGTTGGGCATCGACCTGAGCAAGCCGCTTCAGCCTGCCTACCCGCTGGAGGTCTTCTCCTCGCTGATTGGCTTCATTGGCCGCCAGCGGTTTCCTCGCCTGTCCGAGCAGGAGGCGGACTTCGAGGTGGGGCGCGCCTTCATCGAGGCCTACACCACGCAGACGGTGATGGGGAAAGCGCTCAAGGGGCTGCTCCGGGTCATCGGCCCGCACCGCGCCATCGAGCGCATGAGCCGTACCTTCCGGAGCGCCAACAACTACACCGAGACGCGGCTGGAGAAGCTCGGGCCGACGAGCTACGAGCTGTGGTTCAACTTCGCCCTGCGGCCGAGCTACTTCAGGGGCATGGTGCACGGGACACTCGGGCTCTGTGGCTTGAAGCAGATCGAAGTGAAGGTCCTGGAGGCCCCACATCCGGAGGCCCGGGTCCACGTCTCCTGGCAGCCTTGA